From a region of the Desulfosalsimonas propionicica genome:
- the narJ gene encoding nitrate reductase molybdenum cofactor assembly chaperone: MDETAQKQIKALSFLLQFPDEKTLESLRAAAAGIEQVFAEPGRIHIRKFLQYLTETPHLALQEAFCAAFDLNPDTCMNLTYHQYKDGAKRGPALARFARAFEQAGFDLVCTDLPDYLPMVLELMSQSTNGDFQWVIAEHRQTVKMLTERLKSMQSPYAAIFQVLTELLEAVSNQYKKGA; the protein is encoded by the coding sequence ATGGATGAAACAGCTCAAAAACAGATCAAGGCATTGTCGTTTCTGCTGCAGTTTCCGGATGAAAAGACCCTTGAATCCCTGCGTGCGGCCGCCGCCGGGATCGAGCAGGTTTTTGCTGAACCCGGGCGCATCCATATCCGGAAATTTCTGCAATACCTGACCGAAACCCCGCACCTGGCCTTACAGGAAGCCTTTTGTGCGGCATTTGACTTAAATCCCGACACCTGCATGAACCTGACTTATCATCAATACAAGGACGGTGCAAAACGGGGCCCGGCCCTGGCCCGGTTTGCCCGGGCATTTGAACAGGCCGGGTTTGATCTGGTCTGCACGGATCTGCCCGATTACCTGCCCATGGTGCTTGAACTCATGTCCCAGTCAACAAACGGCGATTTTCAATGGGTGATCGCAGAGCACCGGCAAACCGTAAAAATGCTCACAGAACGGCTCAAGTCCATGCAAAGCCCGTATGCAGCAATTTTTCAGGTTTTAACTGAACTGTTGGAAGCGGTTTCAAACCAATACAAAAAGGGGGCCTGA